Within the Miscanthus floridulus cultivar M001 chromosome 2, ASM1932011v1, whole genome shotgun sequence genome, the region TATATAACAAAACCAAAAAACATGAAATGCCTTGATATCATGGCATAGACAGTCACTTTAGAGACGTAACATGGTGTACTTACAATCCAACAAATACTTTGAACGCGTCATAGGCTGCCCATTGCGCTCCTGTGAGAGTACCAACCATAATTATACGAAGAGGAAGGCCGCGCATGAAAAGACCCCACATTCCAAGAGTTCTTACAGCCTGGAAGTATGATGAATTGGTCAGAAGCCAAAATTGAGCAACTCAGCAAAATGGAAAAGAATAATATGGTCTGACAATTAGATGTGATCTTAAATTATATAGTAATTTTTCAACCTTGaatttttattctttattttgaGATAGGACTAGAAGCTTACATCGGCCACGGTGGCTCCATGTGCATTGTTCAGGAAAGATACGAGATTGTCTGCAGGATGAGATATAGCCGCACAGAATACTCCAGCAATATATCCCCCTGCAAAGCTCACTGCTAGTTGTAGTGGCTTACTGCATTGGTCTTTCGGTTTTGGTACTGCATGCTTGTAGACCATCTCAACAATGGTTTCAAAGCAAGCAAATTTCATCATAGTGTCTGCAGGATAGTACATAAAGTAATTAGGGACTTAGGGAGCACAGGTCAATATAAGGCTTCTGTGCAGATTATCTCTACATGACAAATGTTTTGTGCACAGTGCCTCAAAGGTGAGTGGACATTAGGTAGTCATCTGAACAATTTATTTATTCAAGTTATCCATAAACACCACACTCGAAGTTCTGTACTTTTCTCTTAGTAAGAAAAATGTAACAAATAATTGGTGacatactttttctttttcttttttcatttttttacatGGTTAGCACAGGAACCAGAAAGTACAACAAATGAAATAAGTATACGAAATCTGATACATAGAGACATACTTTACACTAGTAATCATTATGTGCTTTGATAACTTAGATTTCTCCTCCCAAAAAAAATCGATTTCTAGTACAGTAGTGCAGAGTACAATGAATTGCATGGATCTTTAAAGCTGTTACTGTAACAATTCATCCAGTCCAAAACTATATTTCGTACTAGTATTTTGGCACCAGCCACATGGGTAAGCAATGAAACAAAGCAGCAGAGCAAATGCTGCACACAGGACTAAATTACAGAAGTTTTGGTACTGACCAAATGACAAATACTGGGTGTACGAAATGAGCAGTGATGACCCTTAACAAGCAACTGTAATGGAAGAACTAACAAGACATTTTGACTTACAGGGAACTTGGCGGCCCCAAAGAGGAAGCAGTCCTTTGTAAAGCCTGAAATTTGCACCCAGTGTTAAAGAGTTGCTCTCCAAAACCTTGAACAATAACACACATCATAATCATACAAGCCATGCGGTATCTATACCCAAAGGCACCTTCAGATTGGACAATCTTCGGAAGCCCGTCGATCAGGCAGCGGGCAAATCCCGGCTGTGTCTGGACTCGAATCTTGACAGACTCCATGGGGCAGAGAGCTACATCTGCAATCACCTCAGCAGACGCCGAAGCTGCAAGGTAGATCAAAGTCCTCAACCTTTCAGCATTCTCGGGACCAGCAATGTCAGAGTAGCACTTCTTGAAGAACTCGTAGAACCCAAACTTGCAGGCCCCCTGGCAGCTGTACCCAACCAGTGTGGCCATCCAGCCCTTGAAGAAGCCACGGGGGCCTTGCTCATGGAACATGACACCAAAGGCAGATGGAATGTCCCTGTACTTGCCAGGATCCACCTGAGTGAAGGAACATTGAAGCAAGCAGCAGCGCCATTACATTAGTCATTGAGACATGGAGAAGGAGAACAAGCAAAGGAACCTCTCGCTGACGGCGACGGACCTGCATGTTGCACTTGACGAGGTCGAGAGGCGTTACAGCGAGGTGGGTGAGGCCGGTGCTGAGGACGCCACCGAGGGCGCAGGTAGCGTAGAACAGCGGCGTGTGCATCTTTATAACCTCCCCTTTCCCCTCCGCCTTCCCGACCCCCGCCGCTCCAGCTGCCTTCCCGAATCGGACTCGGGCGGCGGCCTCCCACCGCCTCCCGAGCTGCTCGGCGCTGGCGACCAGCGCGGCCAGGACGCGGTCGAGGGGCAGCGGGGCCGATGAGCACCCGACCTTGTCGCGGCTCGCCATCTCGGAGGCACGGGAGGAGCTGGGTGTCCGACAGGAGAGCGTGGGCGTGGGCCTCGCGCATGGTACGGCGGAGGGAGAGGTGGAAGGGGTCGCGGCGAAGGCCGCGTTGGTGCCGCAGCCTGCAGGCGTCGTTCCCCTAGCTCGGGGGAAGCTGGGAGCTCCCTGTCGAGTCCCGACCTAAGTACAATTTCTGccgactgtctccaacaaccaaCCGTAACCCAAAATACAATTTCGTTTTTTTAGCGCTATAGACACAggatttaatatttatttttatgttttcttcaactatcaaatttaaaaaataattttttctacagatagatctttgaaaaaaaaGATACTCATCCCAATGTCTGAGACAGCGCGCtcgccagccgcccctgctgGGCGTGTAAAGTGGCGTGCCCCTTGGTGTGCTCCGCTAACGCGCGGCTGCTGCCCCCGACGCGAGATTTGTGTGCGCGGATGGCGTGGGCACGGCAAAAGACCCCAGCGCTGGCCGCTTCACGGGACTGGGCACCTGGACGGTAGGCCCGAGCGCGCCGGGGTGATTTTGGCATATCCGGGCTGTTTTTTTTCCGCGGTCCGCGCCGGAGAAAAAGATGCGACGCACGGCGGAAACGAGGAAGAAACACTCTGAATTTTGTGGACAAAAGAAGCGTGCCTCGCACAGTCATACGCCATACATCAGGCACATGGTTCGAAACTTTGAAATCTGGACCATGTGATGTCTCACGTGTTTTGAATCTAACGTTGCAGCCTTCATTCGTgttttgcttttcttttttcCATCTGGACTGACAATTCTGTTGATCTGCTGCTTTGATTTTTGACTACGGATACTGATGCTGGAAGCTGAAGTcccagtttttttttaaaaaagggaAGCTGAAGTCCCAGGGTAGCATACCAATCAAAGCGATGCATATGCAGCAGTACTCTTGTGATTATGAATCGCGCCTTGTGCTTGGGAAACTTTTATGCGTATGACGACTACGGCGACAACTTCTCTGATTTCCTTCACGAGGCAACGGCGGCCGTTTTGTCCATTCACGATGCCCGCTCGTTCGAGTGACCACGTTCCACGTAGGCTTCACCTAGTTGTCTGCCAGGTTCGGTTGTCCATCTCCAAACAAAATCGGTAAAGCGAGGGCTGGATACAGTACATGGCCCAAAACTGCTACACAGGCCTTAAATTGGGCTGGATCTTGAGAAGAGATCAACACGAACGCCATTGGAATTTTTGGAGGTGCTTAAGAACGCATCGAATCCGAATCTCCAAAGGGACTGACTACACATCTCATGGAAGATTTTGCTATTTGTTGTCTTCCACATTTTCAGCAAATCAGTGATTGACACGTCACATGAGACaagcaaacaaaaaaaagaaaaagcagCGCATGTACGTCACATGAAACAGAATTGGAAGATCCGGAAGATTTCTACGGCTGTAATCTTCTAGAAAATAACAATAAAAAAACGAGGAATGCTATACATTGCCCGTGTGTTTTTTTGTTTTGCAGCACATGAATTTTGTGGCCGCTGGATGGGCATCGTGTGTCTCCATGCCACCTTGCCGTTTCTGTCTATGATTTGGATGGCCCACTTGCTATCGCCCCACGCGCTGGCAATCCCGGCCTCGGTCATCTCCTGGGCCGCGCTGTCCCTCCCCTCCGGTGTTGCCCAGATACACGCGCTCCCCGCCGTCGACGCCTACCCGCTTTCCGTGCTGCTGACCGCCTACTCCTGTCCATTTCTGAGCATTTCATTTCCTCTTCGCCTTCTGTACCTCGACGCGCGCCCAAGGCGATTCCATTGGCGCTGCGGCGATTGCTCCGGCGAAGTCGTGCTTCCCCGTTTCCGAGTGCTGGCGAAGGTCTGTTCTCGATCCCGTTTCGTAATGTGGAGTAGGTTTTGTGGATTCGTACTGTGATGAGGTGGGCGGGTTGGAGATTTGAGTGGGGGATTTTGAGATGTAGCCGGGCGGCGGGGATCAATGGGGTAGCAGATGGGAGgaccagcgccgccgccgacgcctcgGCTGCCTCGTTGGGGCAGGTGTAGACGAGGTCGGATTTTGCGTTGTATTTTGCTCCTTTGCTTGCTGTTCATGGATCTATGGAGCTGGAACCGTTGGCCCCTTGTTTAGCTGTGGATTTGGTTGCGGCAAGGGTTGTGGCAGGGGCGGCTGCTGGAGGTGCGTGTCGCATCGTGCCAAGTGGGACTTGCCTGCGGGGCATGCCTATGGCAAGCAGTGGCATGGATTAGTCATTTAGATATTGCAAGGCTTTGTGCTTCTTTCGGTGCTTGCTTATGGTGTTGTATTCAGACTTGCAACTACAACTCAAGATCTGTTTTGACATTTTTTCCTCCTGAACAAACAACAATTTTCTGCCTGCAAAATCCTTGTGGAAATTTTGTGTTGACTGAGCATTTTCAAATCCTTGTGGGAATTTTGTGTTGACTGAGCATTTCCAAATCCTTGTGGGAATTTTGTGTTGACTGAGCATTTCCTACCTTACCAGCTACTACCTACCAGTATACTAAATGGACGAATAGGATAGTTGAAAGGCAGTCTCTGAATTATCTTCTTTTGTACTTAGCATATATACATATGATCCATACGCTTGCTGCTCTTTTGCTCATGAAAGAGGCATGACTCCTGTTCTGTGAACATGGTCTGAGAGCTAGCAATGAGGTCATTAACATGATTTTTGAAGTTCTTTATTTGGTCCAGTAACTGAAGTAGCATGGGTTTTGTCATTGCTACATTTTGATGCTAAAGGGTCGTTTACTCTGAGGCGGTGTTGGTTAGCTCGAGCATGGCATGTAATTATGGTATATTTAGCATTCTTATGTCAAATAGCTCTTGGATGTGTGATCTTTTTTTGTTGCTTTCTTCCTTGATCTGTTATGATCACACTGCAGCCAGGTAAGGCATATTTTCCACGTTGGTGTTTCTCTGATGAGTTAGTCTGTACTCTAATGGCTTGAATTAGTTACTTGTTGATCCACAAtttatgagaaaaaaacacttTTCATTATTGGATACCACATGTTTGGACGTTTCAATATTACTTGAGTGACAACTAAAGTTATTTAAAGTTCAGGACACAGGATCAGGCTCTATTTGTCCATGGACACTTTGGCTTTTTATTGTTGAACTAGTGTGCTTGCTGATGATATATAGACTGCGTAGTCTCATGTATGACACTGCTACCAAGCTTCTTAAGGGTAATTTATTTGATATGAAATTGATATGCACAATCTGATAGCTAGTGTGTTCAGCATACATCACTACTTTTGAGTCTGCTTTTAATTTGCTTTCTGTTTTTAACTGAATCTTGTAATTCCATTGCTAGGCGATGCTTGTCACTCTATTCATCGGCAAATTGTTCCTAAACTCCTGATTGGTGTTCAGTAGAACATCCTTTAGGCTTTAGCTTGATTGCTTGAACCTATTAAGTTAGAACTTTTCAGTTGGCAATTTGAGCTGATAATATTTGGACTTTGTGTATGCATGTGTATGCAACCGGCATGTTGGAAAGTGGGAACATGTGCTTCTATTGCCTTTATTTAATTTTCAATTCTTTGTTTTCACCTGATCACAGTATTGCATTGCTTTGCAATAGCTGCATCCTATAATTGCACATTTGAAACAAATAACATTACAGTGATTTCTGATTCCtgtgtatccacctcaatccaaCTTTCTGTTTCAGAATCTTGTGTTTCCTTTGCCTTCCATGTTTTAGTGAGGAACACATGTCTGAATAATCCTAATGTGTAGTACTATAGTTTGCGTAGGCCTAAATTTTTTCTGTAGCTAGGAAGCTAACGTTGCTCTATATATAGCCCAAAGGTACAATTGTTGATTAGTATTGAACCACATTTTTTATTTTCAGCTCTATTTTCTGTAGGTTTGAGCAGCTCACCGTGTCCTCTTTGTTTTCTGTCTTTGTGCAGACTTGTGTTCTCTTTGTTTCTAAATGTAAACTTGCTGTATTTTTGTCATTTTTGTGCTCTCTAGTATGGTCTCTAGTAACTTTGATTGGACTACTTGCAGAAGGAGTTTTCAAGCCCGAGTTATTCTTGCCTGAAGAATGTACAATGGCCCAACCAAAGGTATTTTGTTCTTAAACACTAGGAAAAGAACAAATAATGAAATTCTAATGTATGTGAAGATACTCCAGAAAGTTATCGTGTTAGATTAGCCCATTGATCTGTGTTCCTCATTTGTTGCTTGATTTCCTCGATCCCTTTTCCTGATGTGGTGTCGATTTGCTTGATTAATTGTATTTTTGTTTTGTTATGGCTCCACCAGTCTAGTTCATGTGAGAGGAAGATGGCACTGATTATGGTGGTGGAGACTAGTTCATGTGAAGCTAGAAGATTTACATGCTCCACTCAGCTGTGTATAGCCTTGGGTAAGCTTTTTTGAGTTAGAATGAGACATGCACATTTTGGTACTGACCTGAGATGTCATTCAACTATGCAGACATATGAACTGCCACTCAACTGCAGTTTAGTTTAGTGTTGAAATGTCCAAAATTTCAGTTAGGATGGCACTACACATTGTATACTTTCATAATAGAAATTTGATATTTTTTCGATACCCATGGAGGAGGATGATTTCATTTCTGACGGTAAATCTGTAAATGGTGACAATGACAGTTGGTTTTGATATCAACTCAGAAGACAACAACTCTGCTTCTCTTTATACTGGCAAGGTAATAACTTTTGCAATGCTAATTTGTAGATGTATGCCAATTGTACATATTTCTGAAAATTTTGTTTAGTTTAAACATGTCGTATATATACACATGCTAATATCTCCTCGTTTAGGCTTCCTAGGATGAGCTACTGGAAAACATAGTTTACAATATCATGTCCAATACATACATGTTGTACTGTCCAGTAAGCAGAAAATTAACCAAAAATCTTGAGTGCCGATCTTAGGTTGCTTACTTGGATCAAAGGCACTTATCGCAATCACTGATAATGTAAATTGCAAGTAACGAGCATTGCAATTTTAGTTATGAGCATGTGCAATATGTGGAACTATAATGAACGTGAAATATGTGCAAATTTCATGCTTGTCTTAAGTCAGAGCTCAAGGTTCATGCTTGTATGTGTTTGTGATCTTTAAAAACTTTACCTGTAAGTTTTTTCTTCTGTTATATAGTTTTCCATATGAATTGTTGCTGGTTTGAGCGAATCAAATTTGGTTGGTCAGTGCCTCCAAGTTAATGCATGAATGTCTTATTCTGTGGGCTAATCTACGCTGATTGTG harbors:
- the LOC136535958 gene encoding mitochondrial phosphate carrier protein 3, mitochondrial-like translates to MASRDKVGCSSAPLPLDRVLAALVASAEQLGRRWEAAARVRFGKAAGAAGVGKAEGKGEVIKMHTPLFYATCALGGVLSTGLTHLAVTPLDLVKCNMQVDPGKYRDIPSAFGVMFHEQGPRGFFKGWMATLVGYSCQGACKFGFYEFFKKCYSDIAGPENAERLRTLIYLAASASAEVIADVALCPMESVKIRVQTQPGFARCLIDGLPKIVQSEGAFGLYKGLLPLWGRQVPYTMMKFACFETIVEMVYKHAVPKPKDQCSKPLQLAVSFAGGYIAGVFCAAISHPADNLVSFLNNAHGATVADAVRTLGMWGLFMRGLPLRIIMVGTLTGAQWAAYDAFKVFVGLPTSGGVVRSCAAAAASSLRQEGHGKQN
- the LOC136535959 gene encoding uncharacterized protein; this translates as MGIVCLHATLPFLSMIWMAHLLSPHALAIPASVISWAALSLPSGVAQIHALPAVDAYPLSVLLTAYSCPFLSISFPLRLLYLDARPRRFHWRCGDCSGEVVLPRFRVLAKKEFSSPSYSCLKNVQWPNQSLVHVRGRWH